In one window of Pseudodesulfovibrio sediminis DNA:
- a CDS encoding substrate-binding periplasmic protein gives MRFGYYLVFSLVLTWGVLVPFSGKAHDLLVVFEDYPPYEYVEHSEVKGINIDLAREAFRRMGVTPSFEPRPWKRGLYQLKTGEILALSSGFKTPEREKIAIFPDSPLAAETNVVLALKNSRKSIKSLDELHSLRIGVVRDYAYGKEFDDMVGLKKIFAKSMTQLIDMLQNKRVDVILASQEVSQHLLKKSGELDDVEVLYTLSREPLYLFFSRIHGPESQKLADQFSAAVQSMKEDGTFAAIKARY, from the coding sequence ATGAGATTCGGTTATTATCTTGTTTTCAGCCTTGTCCTGACGTGGGGAGTTCTGGTGCCGTTTTCCGGAAAGGCCCATGATCTGCTCGTGGTTTTCGAGGACTACCCTCCATATGAATATGTCGAGCACAGTGAGGTCAAAGGAATCAATATTGACCTTGCCCGTGAGGCGTTCAGGCGCATGGGGGTGACACCCTCTTTTGAACCAAGACCCTGGAAACGGGGACTGTATCAGCTGAAAACAGGCGAGATACTCGCCCTCTCATCCGGGTTCAAAACCCCGGAGCGAGAGAAAATCGCTATCTTTCCTGACAGTCCGTTGGCCGCAGAGACCAATGTGGTCCTGGCGCTCAAAAACAGCAGGAAAAGCATCAAGTCTCTGGACGAGCTGCACTCTCTGCGCATCGGCGTTGTCAGGGACTATGCGTACGGCAAAGAGTTTGATGACATGGTGGGATTGAAAAAAATCTTTGCAAAATCCATGACGCAACTGATCGACATGCTGCAGAACAAGAGAGTGGATGTCATCTTGGCCAGCCAGGAGGTGAGTCAGCACTTACTCAAAAAGTCCGGTGAGTTGGATGATGTTGAAGTCCTGTATACATTGAGCCGGGAGCCACTCTATCTGTTCTTTTCCCGCATCCACGGTCCCGAGAGCCAGAAGCTGGCCGATCAGTTCAGTGCGGCTGTTCAGTCGATGAAAGAGGACGGCACTTTTGCTGCCATCAAGGCCCGCTATTGA
- a CDS encoding ATP-dependent 6-phosphofructokinase, with protein MRTSQDENIDVKNTEIPIVGPAKIQNPSACGQFVNEDDAVLVNISRRNVDGSGKSKKHPKHVFFEPAGPREKIYYDPSKTKCAVVTCGGLCPGLNDVIRAIVMTLHHGYHVPSVVGIQYGLAGFVPEQGYDVVDLTPDYVSRIHEFGGTVLGSSRGPQDLEVIVDALERMNISILFMIGGDGTMRAASRVAEEIHKRGLSISIVGLPKTIDNDINFASPSFGFDTSVETAGIAIKGAHIEATGAPWGIGLVKVMGRDAGYIAAQSALSCQEVNFCLIPESPFDLHGENGFLAVLDKRMKKRGNAVIVVAEGAGQELLEESGKTDASGNVKLADFATLLKDEILSYFRAKDIEPTLKFIDPSYIIRSVPANANDRIYCSFLGIYAVHAGMTGRTGFVVSRWNGRYVHIPMDLVTKGKKRINTQSNYWRAVLESTGQPMSMKNR; from the coding sequence ATGCGAACCAGCCAAGATGAAAACATTGATGTAAAGAACACTGAAATTCCGATCGTCGGACCTGCCAAAATTCAGAATCCGTCCGCATGCGGGCAGTTCGTAAATGAAGACGACGCCGTACTGGTGAACATTTCCCGCCGTAATGTAGACGGCTCCGGAAAAAGCAAAAAGCACCCGAAGCATGTCTTTTTCGAGCCGGCAGGACCGCGCGAAAAGATTTACTATGATCCCAGCAAGACCAAATGCGCGGTGGTCACCTGCGGCGGGCTCTGCCCCGGCTTGAATGACGTCATCCGGGCCATCGTCATGACTCTGCATCACGGCTATCATGTACCGTCTGTGGTGGGCATCCAGTACGGTCTGGCCGGATTCGTGCCGGAGCAGGGATATGACGTCGTGGACCTGACGCCTGACTATGTCTCGCGCATTCATGAATTCGGCGGCACTGTGCTCGGCAGTTCACGCGGTCCCCAGGACCTGGAAGTCATCGTGGACGCCCTGGAACGCATGAATATTTCCATCCTCTTCATGATCGGCGGCGACGGGACCATGCGGGCCGCCTCCAGAGTGGCCGAGGAGATTCACAAGCGGGGACTGTCCATTTCCATCGTCGGACTGCCCAAGACCATTGACAACGATATCAATTTCGCCTCGCCCTCCTTTGGCTTCGATACCTCCGTGGAAACTGCGGGTATCGCCATCAAGGGCGCGCACATCGAAGCCACGGGCGCTCCCTGGGGAATCGGACTGGTCAAGGTCATGGGCCGGGATGCCGGGTACATCGCGGCACAGAGCGCCCTCTCGTGCCAGGAAGTCAACTTCTGCCTCATCCCTGAAAGCCCCTTTGACCTCCACGGCGAGAACGGATTTCTGGCTGTACTGGACAAACGCATGAAAAAACGGGGCAACGCCGTTATTGTCGTGGCCGAAGGAGCCGGGCAGGAGCTGCTCGAAGAGTCCGGCAAGACAGACGCCTCGGGCAACGTCAAGCTGGCTGATTTCGCCACACTGCTCAAAGACGAGATACTCAGCTATTTCAGAGCGAAAGATATAGAACCGACGCTGAAATTCATCGACCCGAGTTATATCATCCGTTCCGTTCCGGCCAATGCCAATGACCGCATCTACTGTTCGTTTCTCGGCATTTACGCGGTCCACGCAGGCATGACAGGGCGCACTGGGTTTGTCGTCTCCCGCTGGAATGGACGCTATGTGCATATTCCCATGGACCTGGTCACCAAAGGCAAAAAACGAATAAACACGCAGTCCAACTACTGGAGAGCTGTCCTTGAGTCCACAGGGCAGCCCATGAGCATGAAGAACAGGTAA
- a CDS encoding cytochrome ubiquinol oxidase subunit I, with product MDVLMLSRLQFAAATMFHFIFVPLTLGLSILIAYMETKYVRTGDEVYLKMAKFWGKIFLVNFALGVVTGITLEFQFGTNWSRYSAYVGDIFGSLLAIEATAAFFLESTFIGVWHFGWDKLSPKAHATVAWLVAGASNLSAVWILIANGFMQDPKGYVLRNGRAELNDFIAVITNKWAWLEFFHQIPAALTLAGFFVMGISAWHLLRKSETDFFKKSFNIGVTVALVFCIVTAVEGHFHGNNMSLKQPAKLAAMESHWVTQTNAPMYLLIVPGEDGNLVEALPIPGALSFLAYNDFNAEVKGLNDIPKEDRPPITITFLAFRTMVGLGTLFILLAGFGWLKRAKLEQYPLYLKILPYCIPLPYIAMWAGWTLAEVGRQPWIVYGLMRTSDAVSPVGAGEVSFSLVLMCLLYTLLGAAGIWLMIKLAKKGPEDNSPIQV from the coding sequence ATGGATGTGCTGATGCTTTCCAGGCTGCAATTTGCTGCAGCCACCATGTTCCACTTCATCTTCGTCCCACTGACGCTGGGACTTTCCATACTCATCGCGTATATGGAAACTAAGTACGTCCGTACCGGCGATGAAGTATATCTCAAAATGGCAAAATTCTGGGGTAAAATTTTCCTGGTCAATTTCGCCCTCGGTGTCGTTACCGGCATCACCCTGGAGTTCCAATTCGGAACCAACTGGTCCAGATATTCCGCCTATGTGGGCGATATTTTCGGTTCGCTGCTGGCCATTGAAGCAACGGCTGCATTCTTTTTGGAATCCACCTTCATCGGTGTCTGGCACTTCGGTTGGGACAAGCTCTCACCCAAGGCCCACGCCACAGTGGCATGGCTGGTTGCAGGCGCATCCAACCTGTCCGCAGTCTGGATTCTCATCGCCAACGGCTTCATGCAGGACCCCAAGGGATATGTTCTCCGCAACGGTCGGGCAGAACTGAATGACTTTATTGCAGTCATTACCAATAAATGGGCATGGTTGGAATTCTTCCATCAGATCCCGGCAGCACTCACTCTTGCCGGCTTCTTCGTCATGGGCATCTCCGCATGGCACCTGCTCAGGAAGAGCGAGACGGATTTCTTCAAGAAGTCTTTCAACATCGGCGTGACCGTCGCTCTGGTCTTCTGCATCGTCACTGCAGTTGAAGGCCACTTCCACGGTAACAACATGTCCCTCAAGCAGCCGGCCAAACTGGCTGCCATGGAATCCCACTGGGTAACACAGACCAACGCCCCCATGTACCTGCTCATCGTTCCCGGTGAAGACGGCAACTTGGTGGAAGCGCTGCCCATTCCCGGTGCACTCAGCTTCCTGGCGTACAATGATTTTAACGCCGAAGTGAAAGGGTTGAACGATATTCCCAAGGAAGATCGTCCGCCTATCACCATCACGTTCCTGGCATTCAGGACAATGGTCGGTCTTGGCACCCTGTTTATTCTTCTTGCCGGTTTTGGCTGGCTCAAGCGCGCCAAACTGGAACAATACCCGCTGTATCTCAAGATACTGCCCTACTGCATCCCCCTCCCCTACATTGCCATGTGGGCGGGTTGGACTTTGGCTGAGGTCGGACGTCAGCCGTGGATCGTATACGGACTCATGCGTACGTCCGATGCGGTCTCACCCGTTGGCGCAGGCGAGGTCAGCTTTTCGCTGGTGCTCATGTGCCTGCTCTACACCCTGCTCGGCGCTGCCGGTATCTGGCTGATGATCAAGCTGGCCAAGAAAGGCCCCGAAGACAACAGCCCAATCCAGGTTTAG
- the cydB gene encoding cytochrome d ubiquinol oxidase subunit II — protein sequence MNNFMEIGSLHYYLAMIWFVLWGVLWAVYFILDGFDLGVGTLLPVLAKNEAEKRAMLNSTGPFWDGNEVWLISAGGVTFAAFPYAYAQMFSGLYTALMLLLFTLIVRGVSFEFRSKVESDTWKKIWDTAHAVCSFLPALLLGVAFGNIFQGIPLNEVGFSQAGLFGLLNPYGIAGGILFVTIFLMHGALWLCIRATGDLHARAELLATKLWPGVVVLTVLFLAYSSVTTKLFNNYLVYPALFVILLLPVVGLVLMRTYLGAKKYWMAWGASCLYIGGTALFGVVGIFPAIIPSNPNPANSLTIMNSASSVLTLEIMLGVALVFVPIVIGYQFWVYKTFATPITENDIHY from the coding sequence ATGAATAACTTCATGGAAATTGGTTCCTTGCACTACTACCTGGCGATGATCTGGTTCGTCCTCTGGGGTGTGCTGTGGGCCGTCTATTTCATTCTGGACGGATTTGATCTGGGTGTGGGCACTCTGCTGCCTGTTCTGGCCAAGAACGAGGCGGAAAAACGCGCCATGCTCAATTCCACCGGTCCCTTCTGGGACGGCAACGAAGTCTGGCTGATCAGTGCCGGCGGTGTCACCTTTGCCGCCTTCCCGTATGCCTACGCGCAGATGTTCAGCGGACTGTATACCGCCCTCATGCTGCTGCTGTTCACGCTCATCGTGCGCGGCGTTTCCTTCGAGTTCCGCTCCAAGGTGGAAAGCGACACATGGAAAAAGATCTGGGACACCGCCCACGCGGTCTGTTCCTTCCTGCCCGCCCTGCTGTTGGGCGTGGCCTTTGGTAACATCTTCCAGGGTATCCCCCTGAATGAAGTCGGATTCTCCCAGGCCGGACTGTTCGGTCTGCTGAACCCCTACGGCATTGCTGGTGGTATCCTGTTCGTGACCATCTTCCTGATGCATGGCGCGCTGTGGCTCTGCATCCGCGCCACCGGCGACCTGCACGCCCGTGCAGAGCTCCTGGCCACCAAACTGTGGCCCGGCGTTGTGGTCCTGACAGTCCTGTTCCTGGCTTATTCCTCCGTAACAACCAAGTTGTTCAACAACTATCTGGTCTACCCGGCACTCTTTGTCATCCTGCTGCTTCCCGTGGTCGGTCTGGTGCTCATGCGCACCTACCTCGGCGCCAAGAAGTACTGGATGGCCTGGGGAGCATCCTGTCTGTATATCGGCGGCACCGCCCTGTTCGGCGTGGTGGGCATCTTCCCGGCCATCATCCCGTCCAATCCCAACCCGGCCAACAGCCTGACCATCATGAACTCCGCGTCCAGCGTGCTGACCCTCGAAATCATGCTCGGTGTGGCCCTGGTGTTCGTGCCCATCGTCATCGGCTACCAGTTCTGGGTGTACAAGACCTTTGCTACTCCCATTACCGAAAACGACATCCACTACTAA
- a CDS encoding TRAP transporter substrate-binding protein translates to MKRRDFLSKAAIAGLAGGTALLAGCNGEDKPANQGAAPAQVKKTIIWKMVTTWPPKLSILQTGAESFAEKVELLSDGQMKIQVYAANELVPGLGVFDAVSSGTAECGSGSAYYWAGMDAACQWFSAVPFGLSAQGLNAWFYSGGGLDLWDEVYGQFNLIGRPMGNTGVQMGGWFNKEINDIKDFEGLKIRIPGLGGKVIAKAGGIVVLLAGGEIFTSLERGIIDATEWVGPLHDLRMGFYQTAKYYYYPGWHEPGTCLDAMFNKDKFMALPKHLQAILKVAAAETNQESLCEFEAHNGAALEELVTKHNVQLKRFPEKVLADLRVMAREVIAEEAAKSSLATRVAASFDKFQKQWGAWADVSSRSYFDIIAERYVALK, encoded by the coding sequence ATGAAACGACGTGATTTTCTGAGTAAAGCTGCCATTGCCGGTCTTGCCGGTGGCACTGCCCTGCTCGCTGGCTGCAATGGCGAGGACAAACCCGCCAATCAGGGAGCCGCCCCGGCTCAGGTCAAAAAAACAATCATTTGGAAAATGGTCACAACCTGGCCACCCAAGTTGTCCATCCTGCAAACCGGCGCAGAGTCCTTTGCCGAAAAGGTCGAGTTGCTTTCTGACGGCCAGATGAAGATTCAGGTCTACGCGGCCAATGAGTTGGTCCCTGGCCTGGGCGTATTTGACGCTGTTTCTTCCGGTACGGCAGAGTGCGGTTCCGGCTCAGCCTATTATTGGGCTGGCATGGATGCCGCGTGCCAGTGGTTTTCGGCAGTGCCTTTCGGACTGTCTGCCCAGGGCCTTAATGCCTGGTTTTACTCCGGCGGTGGCCTTGACCTATGGGACGAAGTGTATGGCCAGTTCAACCTGATTGGTCGCCCCATGGGCAACACCGGTGTCCAGATGGGTGGCTGGTTCAACAAGGAAATCAACGACATCAAGGACTTCGAAGGTCTCAAGATACGTATCCCCGGTCTGGGCGGCAAAGTGATCGCCAAGGCTGGCGGTATTGTTGTCCTGCTTGCCGGCGGTGAGATTTTTACTTCGCTGGAACGCGGCATCATCGACGCAACAGAATGGGTCGGGCCGCTCCATGACCTGCGCATGGGCTTCTACCAGACTGCGAAATACTACTACTATCCAGGATGGCATGAGCCGGGAACCTGTCTGGACGCCATGTTCAACAAAGACAAGTTCATGGCCCTGCCCAAGCATCTCCAGGCCATCCTCAAGGTCGCCGCTGCCGAGACCAACCAGGAATCCCTGTGTGAGTTCGAGGCCCATAACGGTGCGGCTCTGGAAGAACTGGTCACCAAGCACAATGTGCAGCTCAAGCGTTTCCCGGAAAAGGTTCTGGCTGATCTGCGCGTCATGGCCCGCGAGGTCATTGCCGAAGAAGCCGCCAAGTCTTCGCTGGCAACCAGGGTCGCTGCCTCCTTTGACAAGTTCCAGAAACAGTGGGGCGCATGGGCAGATGTCTCATCCCGCTCCTACTTCGATATCATAGCCGAGCGCTATGTCGCTTTGAAGTAG